The Corticium candelabrum chromosome 17, ooCorCand1.1, whole genome shotgun sequence genome has a segment encoding these proteins:
- the LOC134193121 gene encoding uncharacterized protein LOC134193121 yields MPIPSDVKVKRTGSFVQWTCTPGDSLIPVVYGCQFSTQQAAVEFETNLSLAVCDGGSGQIHHQMESDTSSCQNMVVQQANDLLIKVHLPGKQTTTVAVSSNMSVHDFLLYVCERRHLRPALHGLTLPPDCPGKSSHQLQRLTKIGSLKTHEIHLVRLPKSIDGAQQVTVETVGTKSKSARDRQLFLTVHLPFAKGKMTISVFPAMLTCDLLAFVCKKQGFKPSLSALEFVHSKNGKSVIDLHCCVGDLKVNEVKLVINQGEMAGLHSAASAQPGAVLKKGKQHFKVESQEEVAVNSKQQTSSKVSTCSLSSRGYGHIALDANGLAPEWEQFFCMANLVPEAFDLVFIETLNSLVIKFGGLEGILHNESVRSSFFQSSEFLALQRGDKLVLPLSSPLQSKRTRKKAAPLPPISPNISKVQLAGSIVLDSAMLQKSPKQKAPLPPLHHGQRTHQADNSNSRVFGEKRINNNALQFSSYSSFAGIRKGHQAVIGSTAQSELAVELDRMGNTEKKDVLVPSHSIAGHTVAAGSMILPDEMFRGTTGGIDQHLDLPLPSPPFEDYDTLYTGGDDLPPPPEDAVVELTYELGDDLPLPPELHESKCSPLDQEDDDNAQEICPVLGKQPKLRDSVHSSFEVEMDELSSLLDSVVAEAEAYLTSPNVNSDTSSERILVSQKKRKVPPPVPKKPNSAQRCSLFKLQNSEGSQLSVGNSIKAVAPTFHDNAPFVNRGLFPPPCPVPYAESPAAKRRVSHAHESLVASSQNTSMCNLKSAMQCKRDSTVCNVRESSEASKSTGGSYQYKGSVTPLPFRSQYLLDDMKTSDQRARSGSLPTSTRVVSENATSMAFCHLVLSGVTGTVRGIKGQVKERVRSFPDVPNALFDSDKQNTEDRCLDFADSKKGDSCTENVYGQDVMDTSTATVNEEIASFHVNEEQGENCQLQSFDLHVPSVSRTRVDRIVLNFPPPPAESPPLSSTLSSYSPFTSYDNVKLGPSDPDSEGCKFPALLPLPISEEVVSTANSINYSATITGFPTVLPSPITEEALAFSNNIDNGDRALYADCSSLCGKNGVEKRDEMHTSKEIMPVQLPPFPAVIDELDCQSSNDMLDMLPPPPPLTASLLEGSTSANSETDTASEFQFNCDDTGISPVRNSATDFPLVAEILSPSSEVDSHEVQLGYELADTSEGVESKLNSPFLLLKEIVTENKEIVWDEGVSTLENVTSKTVNVSVNCCEAFPDENISIDEESRQLAVPSCSLLVAQQAMQGNGNSIVNFANTQAQSECSQSLSLPGDCAETGACETELMPTLGQSQPGMLQVPSTNHHCVTVGISAAPSQPLSSSLLASAPQTLMTEAGESKANCNSDCKNKSLSLESSLAALDCGYLLGGVTVVCNNVKEVTCTSAEAMPLLSPAWLSHPQTISNQLEKSCCMQQSVYASDYVCREGHGGPPADSVMNMDDDGVVSSLIEEEEGSERSHVTTLSDTLSPFSGAAIASRYDIAISPMMESEVVNTGQGDSISHFIGGSVNNTVLLDSSSSDFNTSPSLDEGGDCCSFRCEEKHSSFPKFVRKSVITTIPVTGHSSEVLGREESCDCEHVTKAIGGKTAELGPRLVKAKSEDELLSSNYRLHCHSHSSSSLGAAMAASPAARQIGQLRWNSEVDLVSLYGEYSDAYAEVLADIRDGNNYANLRKVEVAPRRKSIATTYTGMAAAIADAMKARRMRLTESFVSSNRRSVVCEDQEEEDWT; encoded by the exons ATGCCCATACCATCAGATGTCAAAGTGAAGCGTACAGGTTCTTTTGTTCAATGGACATGTACACCTGGAGACTCTTTGATTCCTGTTGTTTACGGCTGTCAATTTTCTACACAGCAGGCAGCTGTTGAG TTTGAAACGAACCTCTCTTTAGCAGTATGTGATGGAGGATCAGGGCAAATTCATCATCAGATGGAATCTGATACTTCGTCCTGTCAA AATATGGTAGTCCAGCAGGCGAATGACTTGCTCATCAAAGTTCACTTGCCAGGAAAGCagacaaccactgttgctgTGTCTTCAAA TATGTCTGTTCACGACTTTttgctgtatgtgtgtgagcgGAGACACTTGCGCCCAGCATTGCATGGTTTAACTCTTCCTCCTGATTGCCCTGGCAAAAGCTCACATCAGCTTCAAAGGCTAACAAAGATTGGCTCTCTGAAGACTCATGAAATTCATCTTGTTCGTTTGCCTAAAAGCATTGATGGTGCTCAACAAGTAACTGTGGAAACAGTAGGCACCAAGTCAAAATCTGCACGAGATCGTCAACTTTTTTTGACTGTTCATCTTCCCTTTGCTAAAGGAAAAATGACCATTTCTGTTTTTCCTGCTATGCTGACATGTGATCTGTTGGCATTCGTGTGCAAGAAACAAGGATTTAAACCATCTCTATCTGCTTTGGAATTTGTTCATTCAAAAAATGGCAAATCGGTCATTGACTTGCATTGTTGTGTTGGTGATCTCAAAGTAAATGAAGTAAAGCTGGTCATTAATCAAGGAG AAATGGCAGGACTACATAGTGCAGCTTCTGCTCAACCAGGTGCAGTATTAAAGAAGGGAAAACAGCACTTTAAGGTTGAATCACAGGAAGAAGTTGCTGTCAATTCCAAACAACAGACTTCCTCTAAG GTGTCTACTTGCTCATTGTCATCTAGAGGCTATGGCCACATCGCTTTGGAT GCTAATGGTTTAGCGCCTGAATGGGAGCAGTTCTTTTGTATGGCCAACCTTGTA CCAGAAGCTTTCGACCTAGTCTTTATTGAAACTCTCAACAGTCTTGTTATTAAGTTTGGAGGACTCGAAGGTATTCTCCATAATGAGAGTG TTCGCTCTTCTTTCTTTCAATCATCTGAATTCCTTGCACTGCAAAGAGGTGATAAACTGGTGCTTCCATTGTCTTCTCCTTTACAGTCTAAGCGAACCCGTAAAAAGGCGGCTCCGTTACCACCAATTTCTCCTAATATAAGCAAGGTTCAACTTGCTGGGTCTATTGTTTTGGATTCAGCTATG TTGCAGAAGTCACCAAAACAGAAAGCTCCTCTACCCCCTTTGCATCATGGTCAGCGTACTCATCAAGCTGATAACAGCAATAGCAGGGTATTTGGTGAAAAAAGAATCAACAACAATGCTTTGCAATTCTCATCATATAGTAGCTTTGCTGGGATTAGGAAAGGCCACCAGGCTGTTATTGGTTCTACAGCTCAAAGTGAGCTTGCAGTGGAACTTGACAGAATGGGGAACACTGAAAAGAAGGATGTTTTGGTTCCTAGTCATAGTATTGCTGGTCACACAGTTGCAGCAGGTAGTATGATTTTGCCTGATGAAATGTTCAGGGGCACTACAGGGGGTATTGATCAACATTTGGACCTTCCGCTGCCATCTCCACCTTTTGAAGATTACGATACCCTCTACACGGGAGGTGATGATTTGCCTCCACCTCCTGAAGATGCAGTCGTTGAATTAACGTATGAGCTGGGGGATGATCTGCCTCTACCTCCAGAACTGCATGAAAGCAAATGTTCTCCTTTGGATCAGGAAGATGATGACAACGCACAAGAAATCTGTCCAGTGCTAGGGAAGCAACCAAAGCTAAGAG ATTCTGTGCACAGTTCATTTGAGGTTGAGATGGATGAGTTATCATCACTTCTCGATTCTGTGGTAGCGGAAGCTGAAGCATATCTCACTTCTCCAAATGTCAACTCTGACACATCTTCAGAAAGAATTCTTGTTTCACAGAAGAAAAGAAAGGTTCCTCCTCCAGTACCCAAAAAGCCAAATAGTGCTCAACGTTGTAGTCTTTTCAAATTGCAAAACTCGGAAGGGAGTCAATTGTCAGTTGGAAACAGCATAAAGGCAGTAGCCCCTACTTTTCATGACAATGCCCCTTTTGTGAATAGAGGTCTGTTTCCACCTCCATGTCCTGTTCCGTATGCTGAATCACCAGCAGCAAAGCGCCGTGTAAGTCATGCTCATGAGAGTTTGGTCGCATCATCCCAGAACACTTCTATGTGCAATCTGAAGTCAGCCATGCAATGTAAAAGAGATTCGACTGTTTGTAATGTACGTGAGTCAAGTGAAGCATCTAAATCTACAGGTGGTTCTTACCAATACAAAGGGTCTGTTACCCCTTTGCCTTTCCGATCTCAATATCTCTTAGATGACATGAAGACTTCTGACCAAAGAGCAAGGTCTGGTAGTTTGCCTACCTCTACAAGAGTTGTCTCAGAGAATGCCACTTCTATGGCTTTTTGCCACTTAGTTTTGTCAGGTGTTACAGGAACTGTTCGTGGGATTAAAGGTCAGGTGAAAGAACGCGTGAGGTCTTTTCCCGATGTTCCTAATGCATTGTTTGACTCTGACAAGCAGAACACTGAGGATAGGTGCTTAGATTTTGCAGATAGCAAGAAGGGAGATTCTTGTACTGAGAATGTTTATGGTCAAGATGTTATGGATACTAGTACAGCTACTGTGAATGAGGAAATTGCTTCTTTTCATGTCAATGAAGAGCAGGGAGAGAATTGTCAACTACAGTCTTTTGATTTGCATGTACCATCTGTCAGTAGGACTCGTGTAGATAGGATTGTGTTGAATTTTCCACCTCCTCCAGCTGAATCTCCTCCTTTAAGCAGTACACTGTCTTCATATAGCCCTTTCACTTCATATGATAATGTGAAATTAGGACCTAGTGATCCTGACAGTGAAGGCTGTAAATTTCCAGCTTTGTTGCCTTTGCCAATTTCTGAAGAAGTTGTAAGCACTGCAAACAGCATTAATTACAGTGCTACAATAACAGGCTTTCCAACTGTGTTACCATCACCAATCACTGAGGAAGCTTTGGCTTTTTCAAATAACATTGACAATGGGGACAGAGCACTGTATGCAGACTGCTCTTCACTCTGTGGTAAAAATGGTGTTGAAAAGCGTGATGAAATGCACACAAGTAAAGAGATTATGCCAGTACAGCTGCCACCTTTCCCTGCTGTAATAGATGAATTGGACTGTCAGTCAAGTAACGACATGTTAGATATGCTACCTCCTCCCCCACCATTGACAGCATCTTTACTTGAGGGTTCTACTTCTGCCAACAGTGAAACAGATACCGCCTCTGAATTTCAATTCAATTGTGATGACACAGGTATTAGTCCTGTTCGTAATTCTGCAACTGATTTTCCTTTGGTAGCAGAAATTTTATCACCTTCTTCAGAAGTAGATTCCCATGAGGTGCAGTTAGGATATGAGTTAGCTGATACCAGTGAGGGTGTTGAAAGTAAACTAAATTCACCGTTTCTGCTATTGAAAGAGATTGTAActgaaaacaaagaaattgtttGGGATGAAGGAGTGAGTACTCTTGAAAATGTGACTTCAAAGACTGTAAATGTATCAGTTAATTGTTGTGAAGCTTTTCCTGATGAGAATATCTCCATAGATGAAGAAAGCAGGCAATTGGCAGTGCCATCCTGCTCTCtgttagttgcacaacaggcAATGCAAGGAAATGGCAACAGTATTGTTAATTTTGCCAATACTCAAGCTCAAAGTGAATGCTCTCAATCACTGTCACTACCGGGAGACTGTGCAGAGACAGGTGCATGTGAGACAGAATTGATGCCAACGTTAGGCCAAAGTCAACCAGGGATGCTGCAAGTGCCTTCTACAAACCACCACTGCGTAACAGTTGGTATTAGTGCAGCACCTAGTCAGCCTCTTAGTTCCTCGTTATTAGCCTCAGCTCCTCAAACTTTGATGACTGAGGCAGGAGAAAGCAAAGCCAACTGCAATAGTGACTGCAAGAACAAGTCACTTTCTTTGGAGTCTTCATTGGCTGCATTGGATTGTGGGTACCTACTGGGGGGAGTAACTGTGGTCTGCAACAATGTAAAGGAAGTTACATGTACTTCAGCAGAGGCAATGCCATTGTTATCACCTGCTTGGCTTTCACATCCGCAAACCATTTCAAATCAATTGGAGAAAAGTTGCTGTATGCAACAATCTGTGTATGCTTCAGATTATGTATGTAGGGAAGGTCATGGTGGACCACCTGCTGATTCTGTTATGAATATGGATGACGACGGAGTGGTATCCTCCTTGATAGAGGAAGAGGAAGGAAGTGAGAGGTCTCATGTTACAACATTATCTGACACACTTTCACCTTTTTCTGGAGCAGCTATTGCTTCTCGGTATGATATTGCTATTTCACCAATGATGGAGTCTGAAGTAGTTAATACTGGTCAAGGAGATTCGATTTCCCATTTTATAGGGGGGAGTGTTAATAATACTGTGTTGCTGGATTCTAGTTCCAGTGATTTCAACACGTCTCCAAGTCTTGACGAAGGAGGCGATTGTTGTT CATTTCGATGTGAAGAAAAGCACAGTTCGTTTCCGAAGTTTGTTAGGAAAAGTGTCATCACAACAATACCTGTTACTGGTCATTCCTCGGAAGTATTGGGTCGAGAGGAAAGTTGTGATTGTGAACACGTGACCAAAGCTATTGGAGGAAAAACAGCTGAATTAGGCCCTCGACTTGTGAAAGCAAAAAGTGAAGATGAATTGCTTTCTAGCAATTATCGCCTTCATTGTCATTCACATAGCAGCTCATCTCTTGGAGCTGCCATGGCTGCCTCTCCAGCTGCTCGTCAAATTGGGCAACTTCGCTGGAACTCAGAAGTCGACTTAGTTTCCTTGTATGGTGAGTACAGTGATGCTTATGCAGAAGTGCTGGCAGATATCAGAGATGGCAACAACTATGCCAACCTGCGAAAG GTTGAAGTAGCACCTAGACGAAAATCAATAGCTACTACATACACTGGTATGGCAGCTGCCATTGCTGATGCCATGAAGGCAAGGCGGATGCGATTGACTGAatcatttgtgt CTTCAAACAGACGCTCTGTTGTTTGTGAAGACCAGGAAGAGGAGGATTGGACCTAA